A genomic stretch from Enterobacter dykesii includes:
- the pdxY gene encoding pyridoxal kinase PdxY, giving the protein MKNILAIQSHVVFGHAGNSAAEFPMRRLGVNVWPLNTVQFSNHTQYGKWTGCVMPPSHLTEVVQGIADIDQLKRCDAVLSGYLGSAEQGEHILGIVRQVKAANPSAKYFCDPVMGHPEKGCIVAPGVAEFHVRHALPASDIIAPNLVELEILCERPVNSVEEAVSASRELIAQGPEVVLVKHLARAGLSQDRFEMLLVTKDDAWHISRPLVDFGLRQPVGVGDVTSGLLLVKLLQGATIRDALEHVTAAVYEIMIATKEMQEYELQVVAAQDRIAKPEHYFSATRL; this is encoded by the coding sequence ATGAAGAACATCCTCGCCATTCAGTCCCACGTTGTTTTTGGACACGCTGGCAATAGCGCCGCGGAATTCCCGATGCGTCGCCTCGGCGTCAACGTCTGGCCCCTTAATACCGTGCAGTTCTCTAACCACACGCAGTACGGCAAATGGACCGGCTGCGTAATGCCGCCTTCGCACCTCACCGAGGTTGTGCAGGGGATTGCCGATATCGACCAGCTCAAACGCTGTGACGCCGTGCTGAGCGGCTACCTCGGGTCAGCGGAGCAGGGGGAGCATATCCTCGGCATCGTGCGACAGGTGAAAGCCGCAAACCCGTCGGCAAAATACTTCTGCGACCCCGTCATGGGCCATCCGGAGAAAGGCTGCATCGTGGCGCCGGGCGTTGCAGAGTTTCACGTCCGCCACGCGCTGCCCGCCAGCGATATCATTGCGCCAAACCTGGTCGAGCTCGAAATTCTCTGCGAGCGTCCGGTTAACAGCGTAGAAGAGGCGGTAAGCGCTTCTCGCGAACTGATAGCCCAGGGGCCTGAGGTGGTGCTGGTAAAACATCTCGCCCGCGCAGGGCTGAGTCAGGACCGTTTTGAGATGCTTCTGGTGACGAAAGATGACGCCTGGCATATTAGCCGTCCGCTGGTGGATTTCGGCCTGCGCCAGCCGGTTGGGGTTGGGGATGTCACCAGCGGTCTGCTGCTGGTGAAATTACTGCAGGGGGCGACAATACGCGACGCGCTGGAGCACGTTACTGCAGCGGTGTACGAGATCATGATTGCGACGAAAGAGATGCAGGAATATGAACTGCAGGTGGTTGCGGCACAGGATCGTATCGCGAAGCCGGAGCACTATTTCAGCGCAACCCGGTTATAA
- the gstA gene encoding glutathione transferase GstA, which translates to MKLFYKPGACSLASHITLRESGKDFTLDGVDLMKKRLENGDDFLAINPKGQVPALLLDDGTLLTEGVAIMQFLADSVPDRQLLAPVSTISRYKTLEWLNYIATELHKGFTPLFRPDTPEEFKPTVRALLEKKLQYVNESLKDEQWIGGSRFTIADAYLFTVLRWARAVKLNLEGLDHIASYMKRVAERPAVAAALKAEGLN; encoded by the coding sequence ATGAAACTGTTCTACAAACCGGGCGCGTGCTCTCTTGCTTCCCATATCACCCTGCGCGAGAGCGGCAAAGATTTCACGCTGGACGGCGTTGATCTGATGAAAAAGCGTCTGGAAAATGGCGATGATTTTCTTGCCATTAACCCCAAGGGACAAGTTCCGGCACTCCTGCTGGATGACGGTACTCTGCTGACCGAAGGCGTCGCGATTATGCAGTTCCTGGCCGATAGCGTGCCCGATCGCCAGCTGCTGGCGCCGGTCAGTACTATCTCTCGTTATAAAACGCTGGAATGGCTGAACTACATTGCCACCGAGCTGCACAAAGGCTTTACCCCCCTCTTCCGTCCGGATACACCGGAAGAGTTTAAGCCGACCGTGCGTGCGCTCCTTGAGAAAAAGCTGCAGTACGTTAACGAATCGCTGAAAGACGAACAGTGGATTGGCGGGTCGCGCTTCACGATTGCCGATGCGTATCTGTTTACCGTGCTGCGCTGGGCGCGAGCGGTTAAGCTGAATCTGGAAGGGTTAGACCACATTGCATCGTATATGAAACGCGTGGCAGAGCGTCCTGCGGTGGCTGCGGCGCTGAAAGCGGAAGGGTTGAACTAA
- the dtpA gene encoding dipeptide/tripeptide permease DtpA, with protein MSTANNKPTDESVSLNAFKQPKAFYLIFSIELWERFGYYGLQGIMAVYLVKQLGMSEADSITLFSSFSALVYGLVAIGGWLGDKVLGTKRVIMLGAIVLAIGYGLVAWSGHDAAVVYMGMATIAVGNGLFKANPSSLLSTCYNKDDPRLDGAFTMYYMSINIGSFFSMLATPWLAAKFGWSVAFALSFVGMLITVVNFLFCRSWVKDYGSKPDFEPVHMGKLLATIVGVVVLAAIATWLLHNQGIARAVLGVVALGIVVIFAKEAFAMQGAARRKMIVAFILMLEAIIFFVLYSQMPTSLNFFAIRNVEHSILGIAFEPEQYQALNPFWIMIGSPILAAIYNKMGDRLPMPHKFAIGMVLCSGAFLVLPLGTKFATDAGIVSVNWLILSYALQSIGELMISGLGLAMVAQLVPQRLMGFIMGSWFLTTAGAAIIAGKIANLMAVPENVTDPLVSLNVYGTVFMQIGIATAVIAVLMLLTAPKLNRMTQDDDKTAEATKTATA; from the coding sequence GTGTCTACTGCAAACAATAAACCAACAGATGAAAGCGTGAGTCTTAACGCTTTTAAACAGCCTAAAGCGTTCTATCTCATCTTCTCTATCGAGTTATGGGAGCGTTTTGGTTATTACGGCCTGCAAGGGATCATGGCCGTTTACCTGGTAAAACAGCTGGGTATGTCCGAAGCCGATTCCATCACGCTGTTCTCTTCCTTCAGTGCTCTGGTCTACGGTCTGGTCGCTATTGGCGGCTGGCTGGGTGATAAAGTCCTCGGGACTAAACGTGTCATCATGCTGGGCGCCATTGTCCTGGCGATTGGCTATGGTCTGGTGGCATGGTCAGGGCATGATGCCGCTGTCGTGTATATGGGTATGGCGACGATTGCCGTCGGTAACGGTCTGTTCAAAGCGAACCCGTCATCCCTGCTTTCTACCTGCTATAACAAAGACGATCCGCGCCTGGACGGTGCATTTACCATGTACTACATGTCCATCAACATCGGTTCGTTCTTCTCGATGCTGGCAACCCCATGGCTCGCGGCGAAGTTCGGCTGGAGCGTGGCGTTTGCGCTGAGCTTCGTGGGCATGCTGATCACCGTGGTGAACTTCCTGTTCTGCCGCAGCTGGGTTAAAGACTACGGTTCAAAACCTGACTTCGAGCCTGTGCATATGGGCAAACTGCTGGCCACCATCGTGGGCGTTGTTGTCCTCGCGGCAATTGCCACCTGGCTGCTGCACAACCAGGGTATCGCCCGTGCCGTTCTGGGCGTGGTTGCTCTTGGTATCGTGGTTATCTTTGCGAAAGAAGCGTTCGCCATGCAGGGTGCTGCCCGTCGCAAGATGATTGTGGCGTTCATTCTGATGCTGGAAGCGATTATCTTCTTCGTGCTGTACAGCCAGATGCCAACCTCACTGAACTTCTTCGCCATTCGTAACGTTGAGCACTCAATTCTTGGCATCGCGTTCGAGCCGGAACAGTATCAGGCGCTGAACCCGTTCTGGATCATGATTGGTAGCCCGATTCTGGCCGCGATCTATAACAAGATGGGCGACCGCCTGCCAATGCCGCACAAGTTTGCTATCGGTATGGTGCTGTGCTCCGGCGCGTTCCTGGTGCTGCCGCTGGGTACCAAATTTGCCACCGACGCGGGTATCGTCTCCGTTAACTGGCTGATCCTGAGCTACGCGCTGCAGTCTATCGGTGAACTGATGATCTCCGGTCTGGGTCTGGCGATGGTTGCACAGCTGGTGCCACAGCGTCTGATGGGCTTCATCATGGGTAGCTGGTTCCTGACCACTGCCGGTGCGGCAATCATTGCGGGTAAAATTGCGAACCTGATGGCTGTGCCGGAAAACGTCACTGACCCACTGGTCTCCCTGAACGTCTACGGTACCGTGTTCATGCAGATTGGTATCGCGACTGCGGTTATTGCAGTTCTGATGCTGCTGACCGCGCCGAAACTGAATCGTATGACTCAGGACGACGACAAGACGGCTGAAGCGACCAAAACCGCTACCGCGTAA
- the nth gene encoding endonuclease III — translation MNKEKRIAILTRLRDENPHPTTELNFTSPFELLIAVLLSAQATDVSVNKATALLYPVANTPKAMLELGVEGVKSYIKTIGLFNSKAENVIKTCRILLEQHGGEVPEDRAALEALPGVGRKTANVVLNTAFGWPTIAVDTHIFRVSNRTNFAPGKNVEQVEEKLLKVVPAEFKVDCHHWLILHGRYTCIARKPRCGSCIIEDLCEYKEKVYP, via the coding sequence ATGAATAAAGAAAAGCGCATTGCGATCCTGACCCGTCTGCGGGACGAGAACCCGCACCCGACGACGGAGCTGAATTTTACCTCCCCGTTTGAACTGCTGATCGCGGTGTTGCTCTCTGCGCAGGCGACCGATGTGAGCGTCAATAAAGCCACTGCCCTGCTCTATCCGGTCGCCAATACGCCAAAAGCCATGCTGGAACTGGGCGTGGAAGGCGTGAAGTCCTATATCAAAACCATCGGCCTGTTTAACAGCAAAGCCGAGAACGTCATTAAGACCTGCCGGATCCTGCTGGAACAGCACGGAGGCGAAGTACCGGAAGATCGCGCCGCACTGGAAGCCTTACCGGGCGTTGGGCGTAAGACCGCAAACGTGGTGCTCAACACCGCGTTTGGCTGGCCGACCATCGCCGTGGATACGCATATTTTCCGCGTCTCTAACCGGACTAACTTCGCGCCGGGGAAAAATGTTGAGCAGGTCGAAGAGAAGCTGTTAAAGGTGGTTCCGGCCGAATTTAAGGTTGACTGCCATCACTGGCTGATTCTGCACGGCCGCTATACCTGTATTGCCCGTAAGCCTCGCTGCGGCTCCTGCATTATTGAAGATCTCTGCGAATACAAAGAAAAAGTGTATCCATGA
- a CDS encoding electron transport complex subunit E, whose protein sequence is MSQVKEVIVQGLWKNNSALVQLLGMCPLLAVTSTATNALGLGLATTLVLTLTNLSISALRRWTPSEIRIPIYVMIIASVVSIVQMLINAYAFGLYQSLGIFIPLIVTNCIVVGRAEAFAVKNSPAMSALDGFSIGMGATCAMFVLGSLREILGNGTLFDGADALLGGWAKALRVEVFHTDTPFLLAMLPPGAFIGLGMMLAIKYLIDEKRKRRAAERSVLEGTPEKAS, encoded by the coding sequence ATGAGCCAGGTTAAAGAGGTTATTGTCCAGGGATTGTGGAAGAACAACTCCGCTCTGGTGCAGCTTCTGGGGATGTGTCCCCTGCTGGCGGTAACGTCCACCGCCACCAACGCGCTCGGTCTGGGTCTGGCAACCACGCTGGTGCTGACCCTGACCAACCTCTCCATCTCCGCCCTGCGCCGCTGGACGCCGTCGGAAATTCGTATTCCGATTTACGTCATGATCATTGCGTCGGTGGTCAGTATCGTCCAGATGCTGATTAACGCCTACGCGTTCGGGCTGTACCAGTCGCTCGGGATCTTTATTCCCCTTATCGTCACCAACTGTATCGTCGTTGGCCGTGCGGAAGCGTTCGCGGTGAAAAACAGCCCCGCCATGTCGGCGCTGGATGGTTTTTCCATTGGAATGGGTGCCACCTGCGCCATGTTCGTGCTGGGCTCGCTGCGCGAGATCCTCGGTAACGGTACGCTGTTTGACGGCGCAGATGCGCTGCTGGGCGGCTGGGCCAAGGCGCTGCGCGTTGAAGTGTTCCACACCGATACGCCATTCCTGCTGGCAATGCTGCCCCCTGGCGCGTTTATTGGCCTTGGCATGATGCTGGCGATAAAATACCTGATTGATGAGAAACGTAAGCGCCGCGCGGCTGAGCGTAGCGTTCTGGAAGGGACACCCGAGAAGGCTTCATGA
- the rsxG gene encoding electron transport complex subunit RsxG, giving the protein MLKTMQKHGVTLAVFAAVLTGLTALVNSLTKTTIEEQASKQQKALFDQVIPSDFYDNDLQKSCFVVDAPQLGKGPHRLFIARKGDRPVGAVMEATAPDGYSGAIQLLVGSDFSGTILGTRVTEHHETPGLGDKIETRLSDWILHFAGKVIHGEGDTAFAVKKDGGEFDQFTGATITPRAVVNAVKRAGLYAETLPAQLNNLPACEE; this is encoded by the coding sequence ATGTTAAAAACGATGCAAAAACACGGCGTCACGCTGGCTGTCTTCGCCGCGGTCCTGACCGGGCTGACGGCCCTGGTTAACTCGTTAACCAAAACGACCATCGAAGAGCAGGCTTCAAAGCAGCAAAAGGCGCTGTTCGATCAGGTGATCCCGTCCGATTTCTACGATAATGACCTGCAAAAGAGCTGCTTTGTGGTAGACGCGCCGCAGCTTGGGAAAGGCCCGCACCGCCTCTTTATCGCCCGCAAAGGGGATAGACCGGTAGGCGCGGTGATGGAAGCGACGGCGCCCGACGGCTATTCCGGCGCCATTCAGCTGCTTGTCGGCAGCGATTTCTCTGGCACTATTCTGGGTACTCGCGTGACGGAACATCATGAAACGCCGGGTCTTGGCGATAAAATTGAAACCCGGCTGAGCGACTGGATTTTGCACTTTGCCGGTAAAGTTATCCATGGCGAAGGGGATACCGCGTTTGCGGTGAAGAAAGATGGCGGCGAGTTCGACCAGTTCACCGGCGCGACCATCACGCCGCGCGCCGTGGTGAACGCCGTAAAACGAGCCGGGCTGTATGCCGAAACGCTGCCCGCGCAACTCAACAATCTTCCGGCCTGTGAGGAGTAA
- the rsxD gene encoding electron transport complex subunit RsxD, with product MVFRIASSPYTHNQRQTSRIMMLVCLAALPGIAVQCWFFGWGTLFQIILGCASAVAAEALVLKLRKMTVSRILADNSALLTGLLLAISIPPFAPWWMVVLGTVFAVIIAKQLYGGLGHNPFNPAMIGYVVLLISFPVQMTSWLPPHEIAATVPGFMDALHVIFTGHTALGADMNALRMGVDGISQATPLDTFKTSLHAGHSVEQIMKSAIYSGMLAGAGWQWVNLAYLLGGLFLLQQKAIRWHIPVSFLVTLTVCATLGWVFSPESLASPQMHLLSGATMLGAFFILTDPVTASTTNRGRLIFGALAGLLVWLIRSFGGYPDGVAFAVLLANITVPLIDYYTRPRVYGHR from the coding sequence ATGGTTTTCAGAATCGCAAGCTCCCCTTACACCCACAATCAGCGCCAGACATCGCGCATTATGATGCTGGTCTGCCTGGCCGCGCTGCCGGGCATTGCCGTTCAGTGCTGGTTTTTCGGCTGGGGAACCCTGTTCCAGATAATCCTGGGCTGCGCCAGCGCCGTCGCGGCGGAAGCACTCGTCCTGAAGCTGCGTAAGATGACGGTGTCACGCATTCTGGCTGACAACTCCGCGCTGCTGACCGGCCTGCTGCTCGCCATTAGTATTCCACCGTTTGCCCCGTGGTGGATGGTGGTGCTCGGCACCGTGTTTGCCGTGATCATTGCCAAACAGCTCTATGGCGGGCTCGGCCATAACCCGTTTAACCCGGCGATGATTGGCTACGTGGTGCTGCTGATCTCCTTCCCGGTACAGATGACCAGCTGGCTGCCACCGCACGAGATTGCGGCCACGGTTCCCGGCTTTATGGATGCCCTGCACGTTATCTTTACCGGCCATACGGCGCTCGGCGCTGATATGAACGCGCTGCGCATGGGCGTGGACGGCATCAGCCAGGCGACGCCTCTCGATACCTTTAAAACGTCCCTGCATGCCGGGCACAGCGTTGAGCAGATTATGAAATCCGCGATTTACAGCGGCATGCTTGCAGGCGCAGGCTGGCAGTGGGTCAACCTGGCGTATCTGCTGGGCGGCCTGTTTCTGCTGCAGCAGAAAGCCATTCGCTGGCATATTCCGGTCAGCTTCCTCGTGACGCTGACGGTTTGCGCGACCCTGGGATGGGTCTTCTCTCCTGAATCACTCGCCAGCCCGCAGATGCATTTGCTCTCCGGTGCGACCATGCTAGGTGCTTTCTTTATCCTGACGGATCCGGTGACGGCGTCAACGACTAACCGCGGCCGCCTGATCTTCGGCGCGCTGGCGGGCCTGCTGGTATGGCTCATCCGCAGCTTTGGCGGGTACCCGGACGGCGTCGCGTTTGCCGTCCTGCTTGCCAACATTACCGTTCCGCTCATCGACTATTACACGCGCCCGCGCGTGTACGGCCATCGCTAA